The DNA sequence GCTGTTCCCCTTTCTGGCCCTGGTCGCGTGCGCGGTTGCCGCGTGGCTGTACTGTACGCCGTACCTGGCCATCCGCGCCGTGCAGCGCGCCGCGGAGTCGGGCGACACCCAGCGGCTGAGCCAGCTGGTGGACTTCCCCGCCCTGCGCACCAGCCTGAAGGAGAACGTGCGGTCCGCGGTCTCCAATCAGATGGCCGGCCGCGCGGGATCGCGGATCGGCGCCCTGACGGGGTTCGCGGCAGGCGCGCTGGCCAGCCCGGTGGTGGACGCGGCGCTCACCCCATCCGGCATCGCCGCGCTGACGCAGGGCACCGCGCCCGGAAGCCGCCGCACGCGCGACGAGGATGACGAGCCGCTGCGCGCCAACCTGGACATCGACCGGGGCTACGCGGGCGCCAACCGCTTCGAGGTGCGCTACCGGGACCGCGATTCCGGCGCGGAGCGGCTCGCGCTCATCCTGCACCGCGACGGCCTGGGCTGGAAGCTGGCCAGCGTCCGCCTCCCCGGCGCCGACGTCGAGCAGTAGCTCACAGGTAGCCGGCGGGCGGGCTGATGACGTCCAGGTCCGTTTTTCCGAAGTCGTTCCCGATGTACAGCAGTGCACG is a window from the Longimicrobium terrae genome containing:
- a CDS encoding DUF2939 domain-containing protein, translated to MRRRGTLFPFLALVACAVAAWLYCTPYLAIRAVQRAAESGDTQRLSQLVDFPALRTSLKENVRSAVSNQMAGRAGSRIGALTGFAAGALASPVVDAALTPSGIAALTQGTAPGSRRTRDEDDEPLRANLDIDRGYAGANRFEVRYRDRDSGAERLALILHRDGLGWKLASVRLPGADVEQ